The genomic DNA AGCACACAACTGTAGGTGTCCAGATGCACATGTTTTCTTCTCAAAAGATTCCTAATATTGAGACGATCCTAAGGAGCAACCAAAAGAAGAACTTGTGTTTTTCGTGCGAGTGTGACCTCCACATCCATTTGAACAAAGGTGAGGATGGTCTGCTCCCTTGCAGGCAAGAATAGGCCTTTTTCCTCGTGAATTCTGATGAATCCCATGTATACTGCCATACATCATCAGCATCTGCATCCCTGggctgggagaggaggagatctCTGAGCTCTAGAAGTTGGGCATGAGCTTGCTGTGAGAGTGGCAACCAGTACAAGGAAGAGTCATTGGAATTGGTGTACTTCAGGAGGGATATGTTCCCTTTTCTAATAGGCATTTTGTATTTGTGTTTTAAAAAAGGCACATAATCAAGATACCATTTAATTCATAAGTTGAAATATCTCCGCGCAATGGTAAGTTTTCTTGGTCAGCGTCAGCCTTGAAACGAAAtgccgcgcgggcgcggccgcctcGCGCCACTGTtccgcgccacctccgccgtcgtccgccgccaccagccccGCCACCACTTGCGCGCCTCCCCGCAGGCCCTGCACCCTCTCATCCTCAAGTCCGGACGCGCCTCGCGTCCCCACGTCGCCACGCGCCTCGTCGTCGCGTACGCTGACTCCGGCTGCCTCCCCCACGCGCGCAGGGTGTTCGACGAGACACCGCACAAGGACCTCATCCTCTGCAACGCCATGGTCGCCTGCTACGCCGCCCACGGGCTCGCGCTCCACGCATGGTCCCTCGTCGCCTCCATGCGCAGAAGCGGCCCCGATCTCGCCGGGGACGGGTTCACCTTCAGCGCCCTGCTGCGCCCTCCGCGCCGGTGGCCAGATGACGACGCCGGGCTGCTCCTCAGGCTGCGGGCGCTGGCGCACGGCCTCGTGCTCAGGCTGGGCCACCTCGCGGACGTGGTGGTGGCCACCGCGCTGCTCGACATGTACGCAAAGTATGGCCGGGTGGCCGACGCGCGGCGGGTGTTCGAAGCAATGGTGGTCAGGAATGTCGTCTCCTGGAACGCGATCATAGTCGGCTATGGCTGCCATGGTGAAGGCAAGGAAGCCGTTGAGCTCTTCCGGCGGATGCTGAGGGATGGGTGCTGCCGCCCGGATGAGCGCACGCTCGCCAGTGTGCTCAGCTCCTGCGCCAACATGGCGGCAGCGAGTGAGGCTACACAAGTTCACGCGTATGCCCAGAAGAAGGGGTTGCAAGGATTTCTTCAGGTGGCTAACGCCCTTATCATGGCGTATGGTAAGAACGGTTTTGTTAGAGAGGTGACAAGGATATTTGCGATGACAGACTACCCGGACATAGTCACATGGTCTTCCATGGTTTCTTCATATGCTTACCTCGGACATGCCAAGGATGCCATTCATATGTTTGAGAGAATGCTCCAACAAGGCGTACAGCCTGATGGCATTGCCTTCCTTGGGGTTCTTTCTGCCTGTAGTCATGCTGGGCTCGTTGAAGATGGCTTACACTATTTCCTTATGATGACGAGGGGCTACCGTATTGGTCCGAGTCCGCAGCATCTGGCTTGTCTGGTTGATCTCTTAGGGAGAGCTGGCAGGATTGAAGATGCTTACGACGTTGTAGTCAAACTTTCCTGCGAAAGCAACGCTGATATTATTGGAGCTTTCCTTGGTGCTTGCAAG from Setaria italica strain Yugu1 chromosome VII, Setaria_italica_v2.0, whole genome shotgun sequence includes the following:
- the LOC101773451 gene encoding pentatricopeptide repeat-containing protein At2g46050, mitochondrial, whose translation is MPRGRGRLAPLFRATSAVVRRHQPRHHLRASPQALHPLILKSGRASRPHVATRLVVAYADSGCLPHARRVFDETPHKDLILCNAMVACYAAHGLALHAWSLVASMRRSGPDLAGDGFTFSALLRPPRRWPDDDAGLLLRLRALAHGLVLRLGHLADVVVATALLDMYAKYGRVADARRVFEAMVVRNVVSWNAIIVGYGCHGEGKEAVELFRRMLRDGCCRPDERTLASVLSSCANMAAASEATQVHAYAQKKGLQGFLQVANALIMAYGKNGFVREVTRIFAMTDYPDIVTWSSMVSSYAYLGHAKDAIHMFERMLQQGVQPDGIAFLGVLSACSHAGLVEDGLHYFLMMTRGYRIGPSPQHLACLVDLLGRAGRIEDAYDVVVKLSCESNADIIGAFLGACKMRGNIELAKWATDKLLFLEPSEAVNYLLMSNTFAAAGDWNELAKVRSVMRNRCVNKVPGCSWIEIGGTVQTFVSNDMVLHRSMEMQQMMELTISEVQKECNEDTIYKDSLLI